A DNA window from Trypanosoma brucei brucei TREU927 chromosome 10, whole genome shotgun sequence contains the following coding sequences:
- a CDS encoding 2-oxoisovalerate dehydrogenase subunit beta (similar to 2-oxoisovalerate dehydrogenase beta subunit, mitochondrial precursor(EC 1.2.4.4) (Branched- chain alpha-keto acid dehydrogenase E1component beta chain) (BCKDH E1-beta). (Swiss-Prot:P21839) (Bos taurus;)), translated as MRRWASYTCFGAITMRLPIPKLAERHMHSPASLTCRKGVPTSTTAAVEMTYFQAINSALDLSLLRDPKTVLFGEDVSFGGVFRCSLGLAKKYGSKRVFDSPLSEQGIVGFAIGMAAVGWKPIAEVQFADYIFPAFDQIVNEAAKMRFRSGGQFSCGGLVVRSPCSAVGHGGLYHSQSVEGYFNHCAGVKIVMPSTPSEAKGLLLQCVEEEDPCIFFEPKLLYRSAVELVEPSYYTIPLGTGRIVREGKDVTIVTYGTQVAVASKAAQRAEKEGISVEVIDLRSLKPWDREMVAQSVRKTGRVIVTHEAPKTSGFGAELISSIVEDCFLSLEAPPKRVCGLDTPHPLHEQLYLPNEAKVYEAVKEVIAF; from the coding sequence ATGAGGCGGTGGGCCAGTTACACTTGCTTCGGTGCCATCACGATGCGGCTCCCCATTCCTAAGTTGGCGGAAAGGCATATGCACTCACCGGCGTCTCTGACGTGTCGAAAGGGAGTCCCTACAAGCACGACCGCGGCGGTGGAAATGACTTACTTCCAGGCAATCAACTCTGCGCTCGATCTTTCACTTTTGCGCGACCCGAAGACGGTGCTGTTCGGGGAAGACGTCTCATTCGGTGGTGTATTCCGTTGCTCACTTGGCTTGGCTAAGAAGTATGGTTCTAAAAGGGTCTTTGACTCACCGCTTTCCGAGCAAGGCATAGTTGGCTTCGCAATTGGAATGGCTGCCGTTGGATGGAAACCAATTGCAGAGGTGCAGTTCGCAGATTACATATTTCCGGCTTTCGACCAAATTGTTAACGAGGCCGCAAAGATGCGCTTCCGCTCAGGAGGTCAGTTCTCCTGTGGTGGGCTCGTGGTGCGCTCTCCGTGCTCAGCTGTGGGGCATGGAGGGCTTTATCACTCCCAAAGTGTGGAGGGTTATTTTAACCACTGTGCCGGTGTCAAGATTGTTATGCCCTCCACTCCATCGGAAGCGAAGGGGTTATTGCTGCAATgtgttgaggaggaggatccGTGTATCTTCTTTGAACCAAAGCTCCTGTACCGCTCCGCGGTGGAACTTGTTGAGCCATCGTATTACACAATACCGCTGGGAACCGGTCGGATTGTCCGGGAGGGGAAGGATGTGACTATTGTCACGTATGGAACACAAGTTGCGGTTGCTTCGAAGGCGGCTCAGCGTGCGGAAAAGGAGGGCATCTCGGTGGAGGTTATTGACCTTCGGTCATTAAAACCATGGGATCGAGAGATGGTGGCGCAGTCCGTTCGGAAGACTGGTCGGGTAATCGTGACGCACGAAGCCCCTAAAACTAGTGGTTTTGGTGCGGAGCTTATCTCCAGCATCGTCGAGGactgttttctttcactgGAGGCGCCCCCGAagcgtgtgtgtgggttAGACACGCCTCACCCGTTACATGAGCAGTTGTATTTACCGAATGAGGCGAAAGTATACGAGGCAGTGAAGGAAGTGATCGCGTTCTAG
- a CDS encoding expression site-associated gene ESAG protein, which yields MFFFFVVVVPYCGGGMFVTYLIFSSNESRLYGYCLFMPFCFVVKSFSVFFFSFHFSEKGWFMLKGPWVGGDARKRLYVMAAVMLLIVLMFMGVMDFRKREAKRWVKNSSLNDHSPGVYYVVVQTKPSPGWCRMLLSSVLTNVRVATVGAGAVYVHAWRWAWIRKYMLWKRMQDNDVMVIFDGGDTFFSEAARREEAIEYFMNTTPSTRELFSEEDTLHGKMAPPLLFAAEKNCHAPQTYIMTGVDTRKVKPRDMCMNLYEGALAVSIKEGTQALLRETPSGESHLNGGGMIARVWALKEALEVFFALKRRSFKWWCDQSMWTMVFIWSVTRPKHANRKLLLRRGIMSLDYETRYFHYPSGVPVKNGMILHFPGPPAARSEKMLQFINETSWYRALRDSSTQREAYKYLLERYTTEIHTVWGSRKYVKFSTVCNVSNAANPRWLIGPLNKK from the coding sequence atgttttttttttttgttgttgtggttccATATTGCGGTGGAGGCATGTTTGTCACTTATCTCATATTCTCCTCCAATGAATCGAGACTGTATGGATATTGCTTATTTatgcctttttgttttgttgtaaaatctttttctgtattctttttttcttttcatttttctgaGAAAGGTTGGTTTATGTTAAAGGGGCCCTGGGTTGGGGGAGATGCGAGAAAAAGATTATATGTCATGGCGGCGGTAATGCTGTTGATTGTGTTAATGTTTATGGGGGTAATGGATTTCAGGAAGAGGGAGGCCAAGCGGTGGGTGAAAAATAGTAGTTTAAATGACCATTCGCCAGGAGTGTATTATGTTGTGGTGCAAACGAAACCTTCCCCAGGGTGGTGTCGAATGCTTCTGAGTTCTGTTCTTACAAATGTGAGAGTTGCGACGGTGGGCGCAGGTGCGGTTTATGTGCATGCATGGAGGTGGGCGTGGATTCGAAAGTATATGTTGTGGAAGAGGATGCAGGATAATGATGTGATGGTGATATTTGACGGCGGCGATACGTTCTTCTCAGAAGCAgcgagaagagaagaagcaaTCGAGTATTTTATGAACACAACACCGAGCACGCGAGAGTTGTTTAGCGAGGAAGACACTCTTCATGGGAAAATGGCACCACCGTTATTATTCGCCGCTGAAAAGAATTGCCATGCCCCACAAACGTATATCATGACGGGTGTAGACACTCGGAAGGTTAAACCGAGGGATATGTGTATGAACCTCTATGAGGGAGCACTCGCGGTTTCCATTAAAGAGGGAACGCAAGCTCTTTTGAGGGAAACTCCCTCGGGGGAATCACACCTTAATGGAGGAGGGATGATAGCCAGAGTGTGGGCACTAAAGGAAGCTTTGGAGGTTTTCTTCGCTCTGAAACGACGGAGTTTCAAGTGGTGGTGCGACCAGAGCATGTGGACAATGGTGTTTATATGGAGTGTTACCAGGCCAAAACATGCGAATCGAAAGTTGTTGCTTCGAAGGGGAATAATGTCTCTCGATTACGAGACACGATATTTTCACTATCCGTCCGGGGTGCCGGTTAAAAATGGCATGATCTTGCACTTCCCAGGCCCACCCGCCGCTCGAAGCGAAAAGATGCTCCAATTCATCAACGAGACGAGTTGGTATAGGGCACTACGGGACTCTTCCACCCAACGGGAAGCGTACAAATACTTGTTGGAACGTTATACTACTGAAATCCACACCGTGTGGGGCTCTCGTAAGTACGTAAAATTTAGTACTGTCTGCAACGTTTCAAACGCCGCGAACCCCCGGTGGCTTATTGGACCTCTGAATAAAAAGTAG
- a CDS encoding hypothetical protein (GPI-Anchor Signal predicted for Tb10.70.2850 by DGPI v2.04 with cleavage site probability 0.51600003 near 231), which translates to MNNLKVLLVLIELSVLFGRGNVVQYPMGEVDPPLGPPPCPDVKTMQEDKGPAGIAGLCKYVRTNCRFHAAQQVSNERSPFCIIEIPYPGDHRNYTCDIGALTQAFPGGGGNVNPHGVGHANANWGVDVCKPATNEKQKSTTNGAGGGRSDSKNDKAESGKVQSGSGGKGKEEEKEREGEGENGNGNGKGKGKDGEETQVGKKGTTNASNEAPGPTESPRPAPVTNTCHFSSNAGKAMFLIPFFLLA; encoded by the coding sequence ATGAATAACCTGAAAGTGTTGCTTGTGTTAATTGAACTGTCGGTATTATTTGGAAGAGGAAATGTGGTCCAATATCCAATGGGAGAAGTGGACCCACCATTGGGACCGCCTCCCTGTCCTGATGTCAAAACTATGCAGGAGGATAAAGGGCCCGCGGGCATCGCCGGTTTGTGTAAATATGTCCGGACAAACTGTCGATTCCATGCGGCCCAACAAGTCAGTAATGAGCGGAGTCCCTTCTGTATAATAGAAATTCCGTATCCGGGAGATCACCGAAACTACACTTGTGACATCGGTGCATTGACGCAAGCTTTTCCCGGTGGAGGAGGGAACGTAAATCCGCACGGTGTCGGACACGCCAATGCAAACTGGGGTGTGGATGTGTGTAAACCCGCAAccaatgaaaaacaaaagagtaCAACAAATGGTGctggagggggaagaagtgACAGTAAAAACGATAAAGCGGAAAGTGGTAAAGTTCAAAGCGGATCTggtgggaaaggaaaggaagaggaaaaagaaagagaaggagaaggagaaaatggaaatggaaatggaaagggaaagggaaaagatggAGAAGAGACTCAAGTTGGTAAAAAAGGAACCACAAATGCATCAAATGAGGCACCCGGTCCCACGGAGTCACCGCGACCTGCACCGGTCACCAACACATGCCACTTTTCTTCAAATGCTGGTAAAGCAATGTTtctcatccctttttttcttttagcgTAA
- a CDS encoding hypothetical protein (GPI-Anchor Signal predicted for Tb10.70.2840 by DGPI v2.04 with cleavage site probability 0.51600003 near 224): MNSIKVLLVFIELSVLFGRGNLAQDPVEGPPLGPGHCPPAYVWEASKGPDGVINVCNFVKTKCRVGANEKMTDEPSPFCIIEIPYPGDKRDYTCNTRELTQAFPAGDDRDPTGVEYANANWGVDVCKPATNEKQKSATNGAGGGRSESKNDKAESGKVQSGSGGKGKEEEKEREGENGNGKGKGKDGEEAQVGKKGTTNASNEAPGPTESPRPAPVTNTCHFSSNAGKAMFLIPFFLLA; this comes from the coding sequence ATGAATAGCATAAAAGTGTTGCTCGTTTTTATTGAACTGTCGGTATTATTTGGAAGAGGAAATTTGGCCCAAGATCCCGTGGAAGGACCACCATTGGGACCGGGTCACTGTCCCCCCGCTTACGTGTGGGAAGCGAGCAAGGGGCCCGATGGTGTCATAAATGTGTGCAATTTCGTGAAAACCAAATGTCGGGTCGgcgcaaacgaaaaaatgaCGGATGAACCAAGTCCCTTCTGCATAATAGAAATTCCGTATCCGGGAGATAAACGTGACTACACATGCAACACACGTGAGTTGACGCAAGCTTTTCCTGCCGGCGACGACCGCGACCCGACAGGTGTCGAATACGCCAATGCAAACTGGGGTGTGGATGTGTGTAAACCCGCAAccaatgaaaaacaaaagagtgcAACAAATGGTGctggagggggaagaagtgAGAGTAAAAACGATAAAGCGGAAAGTGGTAAAGTTCAAAGCGGATCTggtgggaaaggaaaggaagaggaaaaagaaagagaaggagaaaatggaaatggaaagggaaagggaaaagatggagaagaggCTCAAGTTGGTAAAAAAGGAACCACAAATGCATCAAATGAGGCACCCGGTCCCACGGAGTCACCGCGACCTGCACCGGTCACCAACACATGCCACTTTTCTTCAAATGCTGGTAAAGCAATGTTtctcatccctttttttcttttagcgTAA
- a CDS encoding hypothetical protein (GPI-Anchor Signal predicted for Tb10.70.2820 by DGPI v2.04, no cleavage site predicted) produces the protein MMEVGGWQNMRVEQHGGPLVLVDYRTFTHIPCCTFFFCFLLAFFFLRFTCVMLFSLLLLLLLLSFLFGCLSLSYLLNDTSLFDLCVVHLFCVCFVFVFIRINILLPTFFFLLFRFAVWLRGDLVFVFFCFFFSLLFVFFFPFPTVGIDACGFCVRASTAGLCESAFSLFALLTYICASPPLFFLFFLFLFLPFVCVLFAHEHGLLYVYLTPVFHPFMCLLVRY, from the coding sequence ATGATGGAGGTGGGCGGTTGGCAAAATATGCGTGTGGAGCAACACGGTGGACCGCTGGTTTTGGTCGATTACCGTACTTTTACACACATTCCTtgctgtactttttttttttgctttcttttggcgtttttttttttgcggtttACTTGTGTTATGTTATTTTccttactattactattgttattgttatcttttttgtttggttgtttaTCTTTGTCGTATCTGTTAAATGATACTTCATTATTTGACCTCTGCGTAGTGCATCTATTTTGcgtgtgctttgtttttgtttttatcagaATTAACATATTACtccccacctttttttttttacttttccgcTTTGCGGTTTGGCTGAGGGGTGatctcgtttttgtttttttttgttttttcttttctcttttgtttgttttttttttccccttccccactgTTGGTATTGATGCGTGTGGCTTTTGCGTGAGGGCGTCCACCGCTGGTTTGTGCGAGTCGGCATTTTCACTATTCGCTTTGCTTACTTACATTTGTGCgtccccccctcttttttttcttttttttctttttcttttccttccttttgtttgtgttttgtttgcacaTGAGCACGGGCTGTTATATGTGTATTTAACACCTGTCTTTCATCCTTTCATGTGCTTACTTGTTCGTTATTaa
- a CDS encoding pumilio RNA-binding protein PUF1 (identical to:GB:AAK62674.1: PUF1 {Trypanosoma brucei;} PMID:11897132), with amino-acid sequence MSSDEETITTLYLRRQNILKQLSEVNNEIRTAEQQINEKSNNNETRRVEELVVKFGGDDDRESYLLDFCMRDANGLREAIRYVDALKALKECTSDDEVNRKKHLSRNTFVHAMIARSGELMVDANGSELIQHALGMLKSGGKVAPVLYSTDYIAASESDLSEFLLLLEVLKDKIPQICCDTNGSRAMQKVFDSLKSLEEVEFSAQCFSECIIELCKDIDGNHAVSRLLAAARGTPLWESGAAGDDSSSKLAHIHQLLYGKFPESCVDVCGNRHGCCVIQKCLQWAPEPYFSTLMDTIVHDTIKLVHDPFGNYVIQFILDHEQELSQRSSTGSEGADYTNRIIRQMLHNVAALSCNKFCSNVIEKCLKSATPDVRQLLVDELTDPQILPKLLTDSFANYVIQTAIVTSTEEKQFTQLRDSIMPLQRMLKNSPHGVKVESKLVRQQRELARKNGNQKNKKRWAQPAPQVMEKGMHEGFIGTHILPGMAGIPTIVGTDEFGGPALSLPGVAKEAVPIMTPTQYMPLMLPGQQTLIGLPQGYPQQQFPMDIMKGGNIWDPQQGFTLLHHPESKKGT; translated from the coding sequence ATGTCGTCGGATGAGGAAACCATCACAACTCTTTACTTACGGCGCCAGAACATCTTAAAGCAGTTGAGCGAGGTTAACAACGAGATAAGAACTGCTgaacaacaaataaacgaGAAGTCAAATAACAATGAAACTAGGAGGGTCGAGGAACTGGTAGTAAAATTCGGTGGAGATGATGACCGGGAGAGTTACCTGTTGGATTTTTGCATGCGGGACGCCAACGGTTTGCGGGAAGCGATCCGGTACGTCGATGCATTGAAAGCGCTGAAGGAGTGCACAAGTGATGACGAAGTCAATAGGAAAAAACACCTGTCTCGCAACACGTTCGTACACGCGATGATTGCCAGGTCGGGTGAGCTGATGGTCGATGCCAACGGGAGTGAGTTGATCCAACATGCCCTCGGGATGTTGAAGAGTGGAGGCAAAGTCGCCCCTGTACTGTACTCCACAGACTACATAGCGGCTTCAGAAAGCGATCTGTCTgagtttcttttgcttcttgaGGTACTGAAGGACAAAATACCTCAGATCTGCTGTGATACCAATGGAAGTAGGGCGATGCAAAAGGTTTTTGACTCCTTGAAAAGTTTGGAGGAGGTCGAGTTCAGCGCACAGTGCTTCTCGGAGTGTATTATCGAACTTTGCAAAGACATCGACGGTAACCACGCGGTTTCGCGACTGCTGGCGGCGGCTCGAGGCACCCCGCTGTGGGAAAGTGGTGCTGCGGGTGACGATTCTTCGTCAAAGCTGGCGCATATACACCAGCTGCTCTACGGCAAATTCCCTGAAAGCTGCGTGGATGTGTGCGGGAACCGACACGGATGTTGCGTCATTCAGAAATGCCTTCAGTGGGCGCCAGAGCCATACTTCTCAACATTGATGGACACAATCGTCCACGATACCATCAAACTCGTTCACGATCCGTTTGGAAACTATGTGATTCAATTCATTTTGGATCATGAGCAGGAGCTCTCGCAGCGGTCAAGTACAGGCAGCGAGGGGGCTGATTACACAAACCGGATAATAAGGCAAATGCTCCACAACGTGGCGGCACTTTCATGCAATAAGTTTTGCAGCAACGTTATTGAAAAGTGCCTGAAGAGTGCGACACCAGATGTGCGGCAGCTTCTTGTGGATGAGCTGACCGATCCGCAGATCCTGCCGAAGCTCTTGACGGATAGTTTTGCAAACTACGTTATCCAAACAGCGATAGTGACTTCTACCGAGGAGAAGCAGTTCACTCAGCTGCGGGACTCCATTATGCCACTGCAAAGGATGCTTAAGAACTCTCCCCATGGTGTGAAGGTGGAATCAAAACTGGTGCGCCAGCAGCGTGAGCTGGCTCGAAAGAACGGCAATCAAAAGAATAAGAAACGATGGGCCCAACCTGCACCGCAAGTAATGGAGAAGGGAATGCATGAGGGTTTCATTGGTACTCACATACTCCCCGGTATGGCTGGTATTCCAACGATTGTTGGAACGGATGAGTTTGGTGGACCTGCCTTGTCGCTTCCGGGTGTAGCAAAAGAAGCGGTTCCCATCATGACTCCCACTCAATACATGCCTTTAATGCTTCCGGGACAACAGACACTCATTGGTCTGCCGCAGGGTTATCCACAACAGCAGTTTCCAATGGATATTATGAAGGGAGGTAACATATGGGACCCACAGCAAGGTTTTACGTTACTGCATCATCCGGAAAGCAAGAAAGGAACATAG
- a CDS encoding stress-inducible protein STI1-like, putative, with translation MSVADLKAKGNEAFTAKRYEEAIEWYTKAINVDPQSEGAAALYSNRAACWNALAKYKEALEDAEGCISVKPQWFKGYFRKGAALQAMGNYDEAQKALQQSLKTDPNNEELMARLQEINNILKERNEKASPASCRTPEEAKVIGNSLFGAGKYERAALFYSRAIELSTGGGAEVANYYANRAACNQQTHSYQLVIDDCNAALSIEPAHVKALLRRAIAYEGLEKWKKALEDYNQVNRLAPGNQSVSQGVLRCQRAVRG, from the coding sequence ATGTCTGTAGCTGACTTAAAGGCAAAGGGAAATGAGGCCTTCACAGCGAAGAGATATGAAGAGGCAATTGAATGGTACACGAAGGCTATCAACGTCGATCCCCAATCCGAGGGTGCAGCAGCGTTGTACTCTAACAGGGCAGCGTGCTGGAATGCCTTAGCAAAGTACAAGGAGGCCCTGGAGGATGCGGAGGGCTGCATTTCCGTTAAACCGCAGTGGTTTAAGGGGTACTTCAGGAAGGGAGCAGCGCTCCAAGCGATGGGTAACTATGACGAGGCGCAGAAGGCTCTTCAGCAGTCTTTAAAAACGGATCCCAACAACGAAGAACTGATGGCGAGGTTGCAGGAAATCAACAACATATTGAAGGAGCGCAACGAAAAGGCTTCTCCTGCGTCTTGCCGAACACCTGAAGAGGCTAAAGTTATCGGTAACTCCCTATTCGGTGCTGGCAAGTACGAGCGCGCCGCACTCTTTTATTCACGAGCCATTGAACTGTCAACCGGAGGTGGTGCCGAAGTTGCTAATTACTACGCGAACCGTGCGGCTTGTAatcaacaaacacacagTTACCAACTTGTCATTGATGACTGCAACGCGGCGCTTTCCATCGAGCCGGCTCACGTAAAGGCGCTTCTTCGTCGCGCAATTGCGTACGAGGGGTTGGAGAAGTGGAAGAAGGCGCTGGAGGACTATAACCAGGTTAATCGACTGGCCCCGGGTAATCAATCCGTCTCTCAGGGAGTTCTGCGATGCCAACGGGCTGTTAGGGGTTAA
- a CDS encoding leucine carboxyl methyltransferase, putative, whose translation MCHIVVTLGCGSRGGEVIQGSNSCFPQMALQQTAYSACSRRVHCVSKTYLNDPFASCFVMDSTVMNSPLMNRGTWLRTEAIERSLLHFARGQCGEVGLQVISFGSGMDTLYFRLKKDQPDIHIAKYIELDFPDLVARKRRVIDDTEALTRYTGPEYELVACDLRKTDEMRELLKKSALNNAPTVILAEMIFVYLEERVSSTLLTLTLSDVLDKDTSALLIAYDAIRPDDRFGEVMVNNLKAMGVMLRGIHELPTVEAHAERCRKVGLPHVISKSMKQLYLEVPQSTQKWLCKLEIVDDWDEWCIMLDHYCFVLASNKPDAVPTSLWT comes from the coding sequence atgTGTCACATAGTTGTTACCCTTGGGTGTGGAagtagggggggggaagtgatACAGGGAAGCAATAGCTGCTTTCCTCAGATGGCGCTTCAGCAAACGGCGTATAGTGCATGCTCCCGCAGGGTGCACTGTGTAAGTAAGACGTACTTGAACGATCCATTCGCCTCCTGTTTCGTCATGGATTCTACAGTGATGAACAGTCCCCTTATGAATCGTGGCACTTGGCTCCGAACAGAGGCAATAGAGCGCAGTTTGCTTCATTTTGCCAGGGGACAATGCGGTGAGGTTGGTTTGCAAGTGATCAGCTTTGGGAGCGGCATGGACACTCTATATTTCCGCTTGAAGAAGGATCAACCAGACATACATATCGCCAAATATATTGAGTTAGACTTCCCTGATCTGGTTGCGAGGAAACGCCGCGTCATCGACGACACAGAAGCCCTTACTCGTTACACGGGCCCCGAGTACGAGCTGGTTGCGTGCGACCTAAGAAAAACGGATGAGATGCGTGAGCTGCTTAAAAAGAGCGCTCTCAACAATGCTCCCACGGTGATACTGGCTGAGATGATCTTTGTGTACTTAGAAGAACGTGTATCCTCCACCCTTCTTACACTAACACTGAGTGATGTACTGGATAAGGACACATCAGCCTTGTTGATAGCTTACGATGCTATTCGACCAGATGACCGTTTTGGTGAGGTTATGGTGAATAATCTAAAGGCCATGGGGGTTATGCTCCGTGGCATCCACGAATTGcccactgtggaggcacatgCGGAGCGCTGTAGAAAGGTTGGACTCCCACACGTCATTTCCAAATCCATGAAACAACTTTACTTAGAAGTACCACAGAGTACTCAGAAGTGGCTGTGTAAGCTGGAAATAGTCGATGACTGGGATGAATGGTGTATCATGCTTGACCACTACTGCTTTGTCTTGGCGTCGAACAAACCCGATGCCGTTCCCACGTCGTTGTGGACGTGA